The Anabaena sp. WA102 genome contains a region encoding:
- a CDS encoding HepT-like ribonuclease domain-containing protein: protein MPSRDWRFRIQDIVLSINEIKQRTRGVTFEEFTKNQTLVKAVLYDFVVIGEATRNVPNDIQLRYPLIPWRLMGGMRNVVTHEYFQVDLSRVWETIQNDLSSLLPQLQEVLEREISGE, encoded by the coding sequence GTGCCTTCTAGAGATTGGCGGTTTCGTATTCAAGATATTGTCTTATCTATCAATGAAATTAAGCAAAGGACAAGGGGTGTAACGTTTGAGGAATTTACAAAAAATCAAACGCTTGTCAAAGCTGTTCTCTATGATTTCGTCGTGATTGGAGAAGCTACTAGAAATGTTCCTAATGATATTCAGTTACGCTATCCTCTTATACCTTGGCGGTTAATGGGAGGGATGCGAAATGTTGTAACTCACGAATATTTTCAAGTTGATTTGAGTAGAGTCTGGGAAACAATTCAAAATGATTTATCCTCATTATTGCCACAACTACAAGAGGTGCTAGAAAGAGAAATATCAGGAGAATAG
- a CDS encoding phycocyanobilin:ferredoxin oxidoreductase, with protein sequence MSSTPSLREQQHPLIRQLADCIEAVWHKHLDLSPYHLPAELGYVEGKLEGEKLIIENRCYQSPQFRKIHLELAKVGNMLDILHCVMFPHPEYDLPMFGCDLVGGRGQISAAIADLSPVNLDRILPDGYNSQLSKLTTGNFSQPRDLPEWGNIFSDFCLFIRPSSPEEETSFLSHVESFLDIHCTQAIASSPVAPEKVAQIMAGQYNYCTKQQQNDKTRRVLEKAFGIDWAENYMTKVLFDLPELPE encoded by the coding sequence ATGTCTTCTACACCTTCTCTCCGTGAACAACAACATCCCCTAATTCGTCAACTAGCTGATTGTATTGAAGCAGTTTGGCATAAACACCTAGACTTATCACCATACCATTTACCTGCGGAATTGGGATATGTAGAAGGTAAATTAGAAGGGGAAAAACTGATTATCGAAAATCGTTGTTATCAAAGTCCCCAGTTTCGCAAAATACACTTGGAACTAGCAAAGGTGGGGAATATGTTAGATATTCTGCACTGTGTGATGTTTCCTCATCCTGAATATGATCTTCCCATGTTTGGTTGTGATTTAGTCGGAGGTAGAGGTCAAATTAGTGCTGCTATTGCTGATCTTTCGCCAGTAAACTTAGATCGAATTTTACCAGATGGTTATAATTCCCAACTTAGTAAATTAACCACAGGCAATTTTTCTCAACCTCGTGATTTACCAGAATGGGGCAATATTTTTTCCGATTTTTGTCTGTTTATTCGTCCTAGTTCCCCCGAAGAAGAGACAAGTTTTTTGTCTCACGTAGAATCATTTTTAGATATTCATTGTACCCAAGCGATCGCATCTAGTCCAGTTGCACCTGAAAAAGTAGCTCAAATTATGGCTGGACAATATAATTATTGTACCAAACAACAACAAAATGATAAAACCCGTAGAGTTTTAGAAAAGGCTTTTGGGATAGATTGGGCAGAAAATTATATGACTAAAGTTTTATTCGACTTGCCAGAGTTGCCAGAATAA
- a CDS encoding type II toxin-antitoxin system HicB family antitoxin gives MKLRVILEPSDEGGHTVYVPSLPGCISEGENVDEALANIKEAIELYLEPVENEFSAQEGIIVRELVV, from the coding sequence ATGAAGCTAAGAGTAATTCTAGAACCTAGTGATGAAGGTGGCCACACCGTCTATGTTCCCTCCTTACCTGGTTGTATCAGTGAAGGGGAAAATGTTGATGAGGCATTAGCAAATATTAAAGAAGCTATAGAGTTATATCTTGAACCTGTAGAAAATGAATTTTCCGCTCAGGAAGGTATCATTGTTCGAGAGTTGGTTGTATGA
- a CDS encoding UPF0175 family protein, whose product MIISDEVVKASGLSENQFLLEIVILLFQQEKISLGKASEILGMNQIKFQKLLAERGICIHYDVAELQEDIQHLRR is encoded by the coding sequence ATGATAATTTCAGATGAAGTCGTCAAAGCAAGTGGTTTATCAGAAAATCAATTTTTGCTGGAAATTGTAATTTTGTTATTCCAGCAAGAAAAAATCAGCTTGGGTAAAGCTAGTGAAATATTAGGAATGAATCAAATTAAGTTTCAAAAATTACTTGCTGAACGGGGAATATGTATTCACTATGATGTAGCTGAGTTACAGGAAGATATCCAGCATCTAAGACGCTAG
- a CDS encoding ATP-binding protein, which translates to MPRHDKERVFRQESGEQTLPENEENKNKEVLNGSSKSPETTIDFTPYLREPKYSLENVILPQKSKKQIESTIVELEYQDLIYKDWGMGEKHKLDKALSINLSGPPGTGKTLTAEAFAHSVKKKILVVPYQQLESKYVGETPKNIAKAFEFATSNDAVLFFDEADSFLGKRLENVSQSTDTAVNLTRSVMLLQLSAYEGIVIFATNLIYNYDPAFISRIRWKIQIDLPDEQARAKIWQVQIPQKLPLDKSVDFAQLASQFDGISGRDIKNAVLKAVVSAAKENKITEQKQVTQSHFIEAITEIIAANQASVKPEFKIAPVNGQVDLPSERMNAISN; encoded by the coding sequence ATGCCGAGACATGATAAAGAGCGAGTATTTCGTCAAGAATCTGGTGAACAAACTCTTCCTGAAAATGAGGAAAATAAGAATAAAGAAGTGTTGAATGGATCAAGTAAATCACCAGAAACAACAATAGATTTCACACCTTATTTAAGAGAACCAAAATATTCTCTTGAAAATGTAATACTGCCACAAAAAAGCAAAAAGCAAATCGAATCAACTATAGTTGAACTTGAATATCAAGACCTAATTTACAAAGACTGGGGAATGGGTGAAAAACACAAATTAGATAAAGCCCTTTCTATCAACTTATCAGGACCACCTGGTACTGGCAAAACACTCACTGCTGAAGCATTTGCTCATTCAGTAAAAAAGAAAATTCTAGTAGTTCCCTACCAACAACTTGAATCTAAGTATGTTGGTGAAACTCCTAAAAATATTGCAAAAGCCTTTGAATTTGCAACGAGTAATGACGCGGTTTTATTCTTTGATGAAGCTGATTCATTCTTGGGTAAACGGCTAGAAAACGTAAGTCAGTCAACCGATACAGCAGTTAATTTAACTCGCAGTGTAATGTTATTACAACTGTCAGCATACGAAGGGATAGTAATATTTGCAACAAATTTAATTTATAACTATGACCCAGCTTTTATCAGCAGAATTCGCTGGAAAATTCAGATTGATTTACCTGATGAACAAGCAAGAGCTAAAATTTGGCAAGTTCAAATTCCTCAAAAACTTCCTTTAGATAAATCAGTAGATTTTGCACAACTTGCATCTCAATTTGATGGAATATCAGGGAGAGATATTAAAAATGCAGTTTTAAAAGCTGTTGTTTCTGCTGCAAAAGAAAATAAGATTACAGAGCAAAAACAAGTTACACAATCTCATTTTATAGAAGCAATAACTGAGATAATTGCAGCTAATCAGGCATCTGTAAAACCGGAATTTAAAATAGCCCCTGTTAATGGTCAAGTAGACTTACCTTCCGAGAGAATGAATGCAATATCTAATTAA
- a CDS encoding DUF5615 family PIN-like protein, translating into MRFLVDENTGVTVARWLREQDYEVFSVYEQGRGIDDDTIIQKAFDENWILITSDKDFGEKVYRDKYPHRGVILLRLENERSANKIYILQQVLEQHKEQLADSFVVVSETQIRFARIK; encoded by the coding sequence ATGCGATTTTTAGTAGATGAAAATACAGGTGTGACTGTCGCTCGCTGGTTACGTGAACAAGATTATGAAGTTTTCTCAGTTTATGAACAAGGACGGGGAATAGATGATGACACAATTATTCAAAAGGCCTTTGATGAAAATTGGATTTTGATTACTAGTGACAAAGATTTTGGCGAGAAAGTTTATCGAGATAAATACCCTCACCGGGGTGTGATTCTTCTGCGTTTGGAAAATGAACGTTCTGCAAATAAAATCTATATTTTACAACAGGTATTAGAGCAGCATAAGGAACAGTTAGCAGATAGTTTCGTGGTAGTCAGTGAAACGCAGATTAGATTTGCCAGGATAAAATAA
- a CDS encoding DUF433 domain-containing protein, protein MIEREILNRITTNPKVMAGKPIIKGTRLTVEYILNLLAHGATVAEILEEYEGLAEADIRACLLFASRSLESTSFMPLIAEIA, encoded by the coding sequence ATGATAGAACGAGAAATACTGAATCGTATTACTACAAATCCCAAAGTAATGGCGGGAAAACCAATAATTAAGGGTACACGCTTAACTGTCGAGTATATTCTTAATCTCCTTGCACACGGCGCAACAGTCGCAGAAATTCTGGAAGAATATGAAGGTTTAGCAGAAGCAGATATTCGAGCTTGTTTATTATTTGCATCTCGCTCTCTAGAAAGTACCAGTTTCATGCCTTTGATTGCGGAGATTGCCTAG
- a CDS encoding DNA-methyltransferase, with the protein MKLQEILDCRNKILLGDNLSVLKQIENDSFDLIITSPPYFQQRDYGNGDLGIGNEATEGEYLKNILTVFWECVRVLKKTGAIVFNLGDKYINGSLSLIPYKFAIQATQNQSIFLINQITWSKLNPTPRQDKRKLIQATEPFFIFAKSKDYYFNLDSYLQHLDTFHKSIKSKPSDKLGKKYLELIKNSDLSEEQKINATKALNQAILAVHNGEIEGFRMKIHGIHKLAYGGQDGGRNNQIKNNGFTIIRILGNTMKKDIIESPVEITKNNHHPAVYPIYIIQELIKLLTQEGDFVLDPFCGSGTSCVAARNLNRNYLGIEINPEYVNLANNRMEEPDSKQQELFI; encoded by the coding sequence ATGAAATTACAAGAAATATTAGACTGTAGAAATAAAATTCTTCTGGGTGACAATCTATCTGTTCTCAAACAAATAGAGAATGATAGTTTTGATTTAATTATTACTTCACCACCATATTTTCAACAACGTGATTATGGAAATGGTGATTTGGGTATAGGTAATGAAGCAACTGAAGGAGAATATTTAAAAAATATACTAACAGTTTTTTGGGAATGTGTGCGCGTCTTGAAAAAAACTGGAGCAATAGTTTTTAATTTGGGAGATAAATATATTAATGGCAGTTTATCTCTAATTCCTTATAAATTTGCAATTCAAGCCACCCAAAATCAAAGTATTTTTCTTATTAATCAAATTACATGGTCAAAACTAAATCCTACACCACGTCAAGATAAAAGGAAATTAATACAAGCTACAGAACCTTTCTTCATATTTGCTAAATCAAAGGATTATTACTTTAATTTAGATAGTTATTTACAACACTTAGACACTTTTCATAAAAGCATAAAAAGTAAACCATCTGATAAATTAGGTAAAAAATATCTGGAATTAATCAAAAATTCAGATTTAAGCGAAGAACAAAAAATAAATGCTACTAAAGCATTAAATCAAGCTATTTTGGCAGTACATAATGGAGAAATTGAAGGATTTAGAATGAAAATTCATGGAATACATAAATTAGCCTATGGTGGACAAGATGGAGGCAGAAATAACCAAATTAAGAATAATGGTTTTACTATTATTAGAATTTTAGGAAACACGATGAAAAAAGACATCATCGAAAGTCCGGTAGAAATTACTAAAAATAATCATCATCCAGCAGTTTATCCTATATATATTATTCAAGAACTTATTAAATTGTTAACTCAAGAAGGTGATTTTGTCCTTGATCCTTTTTGTGGTAGTGGGACTAGTTGTGTAGCAGCTAGAAATTTAAATAGAAACTATTTAGGAATTGAAATTAATCCTGAGTATGTAAATTTAGCTAATAACCGTATGGAAGAACCTGATTCTAAACAACAGGAATTATTTATATGA
- a CDS encoding FeoA family protein, protein MFTPFTIMGCSLELLKSGDCGIVTVCQSQDETIRKKLILMGIKTGNTITVEQQFPTFVIKCGGLSMTIDREIARAIYVRVIDG, encoded by the coding sequence ATGTTTACTCCTTTTACTATTATGGGTTGTTCTTTAGAATTGCTGAAATCAGGAGATTGTGGCATTGTTACTGTTTGCCAAAGTCAAGATGAGACAATTAGAAAAAAGCTGATATTAATGGGCATTAAAACAGGGAATACGATTACTGTAGAACAGCAATTTCCGACTTTTGTGATTAAATGTGGTGGTTTATCTATGACTATAGATCGGGAAATAGCACGGGCTATTTATGTGCGGGTAATTGATGGGTGA
- a CDS encoding 2Fe-2S iron-sulfur cluster-binding protein: MASYQVRLINKKEDLDTTVEIDEDTTILEGAEEAGIELPFSCHSGSCSSCVGKIVEGEVNQDDQVFLDDEQMGKGFALLCVTYPRSNCTIKTHQEPYLA; the protein is encoded by the coding sequence ATGGCAAGTTATCAAGTAAGATTGATCAACAAAAAAGAAGATTTAGACACTACAGTTGAAATTGACGAAGACACCACAATTCTAGAAGGAGCAGAAGAAGCTGGTATTGAATTACCTTTTTCCTGTCACTCCGGTTCTTGCTCTAGTTGTGTAGGTAAGATTGTTGAAGGTGAAGTCAATCAAGACGATCAAGTCTTCCTAGATGATGAGCAAATGGGCAAAGGATTCGCTTTATTGTGTGTTACCTATCCTCGTTCTAACTGCACAATCAAAACCCACCAAGAACCTTACCTTGCTTAA
- a CDS encoding HesB/IscA family protein gives MTVTLTEKAEFRLRAFLKGSATEDAKKGVRIWVKDGGCSGYEYGIEITSKPQPDDVVSQQGNVLIYVDAKSAPLLAGVVVDFVEGVMDSGFKFSNPNATDTCGCGKSFKTNDGTPTGVPCGQ, from the coding sequence ATGACTGTTACTTTAACAGAAAAGGCTGAATTTCGTCTGCGGGCATTTTTAAAAGGTTCTGCAACCGAAGACGCTAAAAAGGGTGTCCGCATCTGGGTTAAAGACGGTGGTTGCAGCGGCTACGAGTATGGCATCGAAATTACCAGTAAGCCCCAACCTGATGATGTCGTATCTCAACAAGGAAATGTGTTGATTTACGTTGATGCTAAAAGTGCGCCGTTATTAGCAGGTGTGGTAGTTGATTTTGTTGAGGGAGTCATGGATAGCGGTTTCAAGTTTTCCAATCCCAATGCAACTGATACCTGCGGTTGTGGCAAGTCTTTTAAAACCAATGATGGTACTCCCACAGGTGTACCTTGTGGACAATAG
- a CDS encoding HesA/MoeB/ThiF family protein, with protein MINLTPTELERYSRQMMLPNFGELAQKRLKSATVLVSGVGGLGGTAALYLAVAGVGRLILVRGGDLRLDDMNRQVLMTDDWVGKPRVFKAQETLKAINPDVQVDVIHDYITAENVDELVQSADMALDCAHNFTERNLLNEACVRWRKPMVEAAMDGMEAYLTTIIPGVTPCLSCLFPEKPDWDRRGFSVLGAVSGTLACLTALEAVKLITGFSQPLLSELLTIDLNRMEFAKRRSHRDRNCPVCGNTAPWRYSQSQTATV; from the coding sequence GTGATCAACCTAACGCCTACCGAATTGGAACGCTATAGTCGCCAAATGATGCTTCCTAATTTTGGCGAATTAGCTCAAAAGCGCCTGAAGTCAGCGACTGTTTTGGTGTCAGGTGTGGGTGGATTAGGCGGTACGGCGGCGCTTTACCTAGCAGTAGCGGGCGTTGGGCGGCTAATCCTAGTCCGGGGTGGTGATTTGCGGCTGGATGATATGAATCGTCAGGTTTTGATGACTGATGACTGGGTGGGTAAACCTAGAGTATTTAAAGCCCAAGAAACACTCAAAGCCATCAATCCTGATGTCCAAGTGGATGTAATTCACGATTACATTACCGCTGAAAATGTGGATGAGTTGGTGCAGTCGGCGGATATGGCTTTGGATTGCGCTCATAATTTCACGGAACGCAATTTGTTAAATGAAGCCTGTGTGCGCTGGCGTAAGCCAATGGTAGAGGCGGCTATGGATGGAATGGAGGCTTATCTCACCACGATTATTCCTGGTGTTACGCCTTGTTTATCCTGTCTGTTTCCAGAAAAGCCGGATTGGGATCGGCGCGGGTTTTCTGTGCTGGGGGCGGTTTCTGGGACTTTAGCTTGTTTGACGGCTTTGGAAGCGGTCAAACTCATTACTGGTTTTAGTCAACCGCTGTTGTCAGAGTTGCTGACGATTGACTTGAACAGAATGGAATTTGCTAAACGTCGTTCTCACCGCGATCGCAATTGTCCAGTCTGCGGTAATACTGCCCCTTGGAGATATTCCCAATCTCAAACTGCAACAGTGTAA
- the nifW gene encoding nitrogenase-stabilizing/protective protein NifW — protein sequence MSTNIDEFKKLVDAEEFFIFFNLSYDQKFVNVNRLHILKKFSQFMSQIDDTYPQISDEERLEKYCTALQQAYQVFIESTPHEQKLFKVFNDKRKNVVTLTEITSD from the coding sequence ATGAGTACCAATATTGATGAATTTAAAAAGCTCGTAGATGCAGAAGAGTTTTTTATCTTTTTTAATCTGTCCTACGACCAAAAATTTGTGAACGTAAATCGTTTACATATTTTGAAAAAGTTTTCTCAGTTCATGAGTCAAATTGATGATACTTATCCCCAGATAAGTGATGAAGAAAGATTAGAGAAATATTGCACAGCTTTACAGCAAGCTTATCAGGTGTTTATAGAATCCACACCCCATGAACAAAAGCTGTTCAAGGTATTTAATGATAAGCGGAAAAATGTAGTTACCCTGACAGAAATCACCTCAGATTAG
- a CDS encoding CCE_0567 family metalloprotein yields MTIEEITNKIKKLNSKAGQMKMDLHDLAEGLPTDYHKLMDVAAETYEIYCQLDGLKQQLKKMENSK; encoded by the coding sequence ATGACAATTGAGGAAATCACCAACAAGATTAAAAAGCTAAATAGCAAAGCAGGTCAAATGAAAATGGATCTGCATGATTTAGCGGAAGGATTGCCCACAGACTACCACAAACTGATGGATGTTGCTGCGGAAACTTATGAAATTTACTGTCAGTTAGATGGACTCAAGCAACAACTCAAAAAAATGGAGAATTCTAAATGA
- a CDS encoding NifX-associated nitrogen fixation protein: protein MSINDVNGTGNNSEVVLTPFHKSLVQQIRAQDSYGFYRSWTDELILKPYIVTKQKKREISVEGEIDPATLSRINAFFRAIASSIEKETGLISNVVVELGHEGFGWALIFSGRLLLTVKTLRDAHRFGFDSFDKLDEEGAKFVEKGIDLAKRFPEVGNL from the coding sequence ATGAGCATAAATGATGTGAATGGAACTGGTAACAATTCAGAGGTGGTTTTAACTCCTTTCCATAAATCATTAGTTCAACAAATCCGGGCGCAAGATAGTTATGGGTTTTACCGGAGTTGGACTGATGAATTAATCCTCAAACCCTATATTGTTACTAAACAAAAGAAACGGGAAATTTCTGTAGAAGGTGAAATTGATCCCGCAACTCTTTCCCGAATAAATGCTTTTTTTCGAGCGATAGCATCCAGTATTGAAAAGGAAACCGGACTCATTTCTAATGTGGTTGTGGAATTAGGACATGAGGGTTTTGGCTGGGCTTTAATATTTTCCGGACGCTTATTATTAACTGTAAAAACCTTACGTGATGCCCATCGTTTTGGTTTTGATTCCTTCGATAAATTAGACGAAGAAGGCGCAAAGTTTGTGGAAAAAGGCATTGATTTAGCCAAGCGTTTCCCCGAAGTTGGCAATCTTTAA
- the nifX gene encoding nitrogen fixation protein NifX produces the protein MKVKIAFTTTDRIHVNAHFGWAKEIDVYEISDNGYEFIETLKFEGDLKEDGNEDKITPKLQALNDCTIVYVVAIGGSAAARLIKKSVTPVKAKSEEEKIEDILNKLVKTLKGNPPPWLRKALVQKKLSFAEELENEATL, from the coding sequence ATGAAAGTGAAAATTGCTTTTACGACAACTGACCGAATTCATGTTAATGCTCACTTTGGTTGGGCTAAAGAAATTGATGTTTATGAAATTTCCGACAACGGATATGAATTCATAGAAACCCTCAAATTTGAAGGTGATCTCAAAGAAGATGGTAATGAAGATAAAATTACCCCCAAACTACAAGCACTGAATGATTGCACAATTGTTTATGTTGTCGCTATTGGTGGTAGTGCAGCCGCTCGTTTAATTAAAAAGAGCGTAACTCCAGTTAAGGCTAAATCTGAAGAGGAAAAAATTGAAGATATTCTCAACAAATTAGTCAAAACTCTCAAGGGTAATCCTCCACCTTGGTTACGGAAAGCTTTAGTCCAGAAAAAACTTAGTTTTGCTGAAGAACTTGAAAACGAAGCAACATTATGA
- the nifN gene encoding nitrogenase iron-molybdenum cofactor biosynthesis protein NifN, whose product MAIAIVPEKSLTVNPLKQSQALGASLAFLGLKGTMPLFHGSQGCTAFAKVVLVRHFREAIPLATTAMTEVTTILGGEENVEQAILTLVEKVQPEIIGLCTTGLTETRGDDIEMFLKDIRERHPELNHLAIIFAPTPDFKGALQDGFAVAVESIVKEIPKAGGIKPEQITILAGAALTPGDVQEVREMVTAFGLEPIFVPDLGASLDGHLEDGYTPITASGTTLKELRSLGSSAFTLALGESMRGAAKILEERFGTNYQVFRDITGLEPVDQFLQKLSLLSGNPVPEKYRRQRRQLQDAMLDTHFYFSSKRVSLALEPDLLWTIVGFLQSMGAEIHNAVTTTRSPLLEELPINNVTIGDLEDFEKLALGSDLLIGNSNVNNISKRLSIPLYRLGIPIYDRLGNGLFTKVGYRGTIELLFGIGNLFIEHEESTMMHQWSSVINK is encoded by the coding sequence ATGGCGATCGCAATTGTTCCAGAAAAGTCTCTGACTGTAAACCCCCTCAAACAAAGTCAGGCTTTAGGCGCTTCTTTGGCTTTTTTGGGGTTGAAGGGGACTATGCCTTTATTTCATGGTTCTCAGGGTTGTACGGCGTTTGCAAAGGTGGTTTTGGTTCGACATTTTCGGGAAGCTATTCCTCTTGCTACTACTGCAATGACGGAAGTTACTACTATTTTGGGTGGTGAGGAAAATGTGGAGCAAGCTATTCTCACATTGGTGGAAAAGGTACAACCGGAAATTATTGGTTTGTGTACCACTGGGTTAACAGAAACTAGAGGTGATGATATTGAAATGTTCTTGAAAGATATTCGAGAACGTCATCCTGAACTTAATCATTTAGCCATTATTTTTGCTCCTACTCCTGATTTTAAAGGTGCATTACAAGACGGTTTTGCAGTTGCGGTAGAAAGTATAGTTAAAGAAATTCCCAAAGCAGGGGGAATTAAACCAGAACAAATCACAATTTTAGCTGGTGCTGCTCTCACTCCTGGAGATGTTCAAGAAGTTCGAGAAATGGTCACAGCTTTTGGTCTAGAACCAATATTTGTACCTGATTTGGGAGCTTCTTTAGATGGACATTTGGAAGATGGTTATACTCCTATAACTGCTAGTGGCACAACTTTAAAAGAATTACGTTCTCTTGGTAGTTCGGCTTTTACCTTAGCATTAGGTGAAAGTATGCGCGGTGCGGCGAAAATTTTAGAGGAAAGGTTTGGAACTAACTATCAAGTATTCAGAGATATAACAGGATTAGAACCTGTAGATCAATTTCTGCAAAAATTATCTTTATTAAGTGGAAATCCCGTTCCTGAAAAATATCGTCGTCAACGTCGGCAATTGCAAGACGCAATGTTAGATACTCACTTTTATTTTAGTTCCAAACGAGTATCTTTAGCTTTAGAACCAGATTTGTTGTGGACTATAGTTGGATTTTTGCAATCAATGGGAGCAGAAATTCACAATGCTGTCACCACAACTCGTTCCCCTTTATTGGAAGAACTTCCTATCAATAATGTCACTATTGGTGATTTAGAGGATTTTGAAAAGTTGGCATTAGGTTCTGATTTATTAATTGGTAATTCTAACGTCAATAATATCTCTAAACGCCTTTCTATTCCGCTCTATCGTTTAGGTATTCCCATCTATGACCGATTAGGAAACGGTCTATTTACCAAAGTAGGCTATCGCGGTACTATCGAGCTTCTTTTTGGGATAGGAAACCTATTCATAGAACACGAAGAATCAACAATGATGCACCAATGGTCATCAGTAATCAACAAATAA
- the nifE gene encoding nitrogenase iron-molybdenum cofactor biosynthesis protein NifE, with translation MKVTQSKINELLSESGCEHNQKKQGEKKNKSCTQQAQPGAAQGGCAFDGAMIALVPITDAAHLVHGPIACAGNSWGSRGSLSSGPMLYKTGFTTDVGENDVIFGGEKKLYKAILEVNENYKPAAVFVYATCVTALIGDDIDAVCKVAAEKTGTPVIPVIAPGFIGSKNLGNRFGGEALLEYVVGTAEPEYTTPYDINIIGEYNIAGEMWGVLSLFEKLGIRVLSKITGDARYEEVRYAHRAKLNVMICSRALLNMARKMQERYGIPYIEESFYGIKDINRCLRTVAAKLGDADLQERTEKLIAEETASLDIALAPYRAKLKGKRIVLYTGGVKSWSIISAAKDLGIEVVATSTRKSTEEDKAKIKNLLGNDGIMLEKGNATELLKLIEETNADMLIAGGRNQYTALKARIPFLDINQERHHPYAGYVGMVEMARELTEALYSPVWEQIRKPAPWE, from the coding sequence ATGAAAGTCACCCAAAGCAAAATTAACGAACTTCTGAGTGAATCAGGATGCGAACACAATCAAAAGAAACAGGGAGAAAAGAAAAATAAATCTTGTACCCAACAAGCCCAACCTGGCGCGGCTCAAGGTGGTTGTGCCTTTGATGGAGCGATGATTGCTTTAGTTCCTATTACTGATGCTGCTCACTTGGTACATGGTCCGATCGCTTGCGCTGGCAATTCCTGGGGAAGTCGTGGAAGTTTGTCTTCAGGTCCAATGCTTTATAAAACAGGTTTTACTACCGATGTGGGTGAAAATGATGTGATTTTTGGTGGTGAGAAAAAGCTTTATAAGGCGATTTTAGAAGTTAATGAAAATTACAAACCTGCGGCAGTTTTTGTTTACGCCACCTGCGTTACAGCTTTAATTGGTGATGATATTGATGCTGTTTGTAAGGTAGCAGCCGAAAAAACTGGAACTCCGGTAATTCCTGTGATTGCTCCCGGATTTATTGGCAGCAAAAACTTAGGTAATCGCTTTGGTGGTGAGGCTTTACTAGAATATGTAGTTGGTACTGCTGAACCGGAATATACTACACCCTATGATATTAATATCATCGGTGAGTACAATATTGCTGGGGAAATGTGGGGGGTTTTAAGTTTATTTGAAAAGTTAGGAATTCGGGTTTTATCGAAAATTACTGGTGATGCTCGTTATGAAGAAGTGCGTTATGCTCACCGGGCTAAATTAAATGTGATGATTTGCTCACGAGCCTTATTAAATATGGCGCGAAAAATGCAGGAACGTTACGGAATTCCCTACATTGAAGAGTCATTTTATGGAATTAAAGATATTAACCGTTGTCTGCGAACTGTAGCTGCTAAATTAGGTGATGCTGATTTGCAGGAACGCACAGAAAAACTCATTGCTGAAGAAACTGCGTCCTTAGATATTGCACTTGCTCCCTATCGAGCCAAGTTGAAAGGAAAGCGTATTGTTCTCTATACTGGTGGTGTGAAAAGTTGGTCAATTATTTCTGCTGCAAAGGATTTGGGAATTGAAGTTGTGGCCACAAGTACCCGCAAAAGTACAGAAGAAGATAAAGCAAAAATCAAAAATTTGTTGGGTAATGATGGCATTATGTTGGAGAAGGGGAACGCTACAGAACTCCTGAAATTAATTGAAGAAACTAACGCAGATATGCTTATTGCTGGCGGTAGAAATCAATATACTGCTTTGAAAGCGAGAATTCCCTTTTTAGATATTAACCAAGAACGTCATCATCCCTACGCGGGTTATGTGGGCATGGTGGAAATGGCGCGGGAGTTGACTGAGGCTTTATATAGTCCGGTTTGGGAGCAAATTCGGAAGCCTGCTCCTTGGGAATAA